CGGGTCGGGTCCTGTATGAAATTGAAGGCGTATCCGAAGAGCTGGCCCGTGAAGCATTTGACCTGGCCGCCCAGAAGATGCCCTTGTCCACCACCTTTGCAAAACGGACGGTGATGTGATGAAAGCCCAAGAAATTCGTGAAAAGTCCGCAGGAGAGCTCCAAGAGCAGCTCCTCGAGCTCCTCCGCGAGCAGTTTAACCTGCGCATGCAGAAGGCCTCCGGCCAACTGAGCCAGACTCATCTGCTCAAGCAGGTCCGTCGGGATATCGCCCGCGTGAAGACTTTGCTCAACGAGAAGGCAGGTGATTGAGATGGCCGAAGAGAAAAAAGCACGTACGCTCACCGGTAAG
The window above is part of the Halomonas sp. GD1P12 genome. Proteins encoded here:
- the rpmC gene encoding 50S ribosomal protein L29, which encodes MKAQEIREKSAGELQEQLLELLREQFNLRMQKASGQLSQTHLLKQVRRDIARVKTLLNEKAGD